The following coding sequences are from one Geodermatophilus normandii window:
- a CDS encoding CPBP family intramembrane glutamic endopeptidase, giving the protein MSGLPASLADYGPAALSAVVVGVYLVLGEPLVGQVLHRRFEGRLRSDPAARRSFYLRLLVLEWGLALLALAIWLAAPDVDAAAVGLAWPTGWPGPVTGVAAVLVLVLALASVRALRGGALARAATLPQPGEGRHAEPTVHATLALLPRSRSERRLFTVVGVTAGVCEEWLYRGFFLAVVAAVAGDLPRVALVAVAAVAFGLAHAYQGVSGIVLTGVLGGVFAALYLETGSLLLPVLLHAAVDLRFLLVPSSALPEVLHARRAAGGALA; this is encoded by the coding sequence GTGTCCGGTCTGCCCGCCTCCCTCGCCGACTACGGCCCCGCCGCGCTGTCGGCCGTCGTCGTCGGGGTCTACCTCGTGCTCGGGGAGCCGCTGGTCGGGCAGGTGCTGCACCGCCGCTTCGAGGGCCGGCTGCGGTCGGACCCGGCCGCCCGGCGCTCCTTCTACCTGCGGCTGCTCGTCCTCGAGTGGGGCCTGGCGCTGCTCGCCCTGGCCATCTGGCTCGCGGCGCCGGACGTGGACGCCGCCGCCGTCGGGCTGGCCTGGCCCACCGGGTGGCCCGGGCCGGTCACCGGCGTCGCCGCGGTGCTGGTCCTGGTCCTCGCGCTGGCGTCGGTGCGGGCGCTGCGCGGCGGGGCACTCGCCCGCGCGGCCACGCTGCCGCAGCCGGGAGAGGGGCGCCACGCCGAGCCGACGGTGCACGCCACGCTGGCGCTGCTGCCGCGCAGCCGGTCCGAGCGGCGGCTGTTCACCGTCGTCGGGGTGACCGCGGGGGTGTGCGAGGAGTGGCTCTACCGCGGCTTCTTCCTCGCCGTCGTGGCCGCCGTCGCCGGCGACCTGCCGCGGGTCGCGCTCGTCGCCGTCGCGGCCGTGGCCTTCGGGCTGGCGCACGCCTACCAGGGCGTCTCCGGGATCGTGCTCACCGGCGTCCTCGGCGGGGTGTTCGCGGCGCTGTACCTGGAGACCGGGTCGCTGCTGCTGCCGGTGCTGCTGCACGCCGCCGTCGACCTGCGGTTCCTGCTCGTCCCGTCGTCGGCGCTGCCGGAGGTGCTGCACGCCCGGCGCGCCGCCGGCGGAGCGCTGGCGTGA
- the hisD gene encoding histidinol dehydrogenase — MLARIDLRGSALPGVRDLAGLLPRAATDIDSVLATVRPLCEDVRLRGAQAVREITARLDGVDAEDFTVPPQALRAALDGLDPAVRAALEESIARVRRVHADQARADVTTQVVPGGTVTERWLPVRRVGLYVPGGLAPLLSSVVMNVVPAQIAGVTSIAVASPPQRDHGGLPDPGVLAACALLGIDEVHAVGGAQAIAVFGYGAGSCEPVDLVTGPGNVYVTAAKRLLRGLVGIDSEAGPTEVAILADDTADPVHVAADLISQAEHDPLAGAVLVTPSEALADAVLDLVPGQVAATKHSDRILTALDGSQSGIVLVDDLDAGLAVVDAYAAEHLEIQTRDAREVAMRVRNAGAVFVGAWSPVSLGDYIAGSNHVLPTGGCARHSSGLSVQTFLRGIHVVEYDERALAEVAGHVDALASAEDLPAHAAAVRLRQQR, encoded by the coding sequence GTGCTCGCCCGCATCGACCTGCGCGGTTCCGCGCTGCCGGGGGTCCGTGACCTGGCCGGCCTGCTACCGCGCGCCGCCACCGACATCGACTCGGTCCTGGCCACCGTCCGCCCGCTGTGCGAGGACGTGCGCCTCCGCGGCGCCCAGGCGGTCCGCGAGATCACCGCCCGCCTCGACGGCGTCGACGCCGAGGACTTCACCGTCCCGCCGCAGGCCCTGCGCGCGGCGCTCGACGGCCTCGACCCGGCCGTGCGCGCCGCCCTGGAGGAGTCGATCGCCCGGGTGCGCCGGGTGCACGCCGACCAGGCCCGCGCCGACGTCACCACGCAGGTGGTCCCGGGCGGCACCGTCACCGAGCGCTGGCTGCCGGTGCGCCGCGTGGGGCTGTACGTGCCCGGTGGCCTGGCCCCCCTGCTGTCGAGCGTGGTGATGAACGTCGTCCCGGCGCAGATCGCCGGCGTGACCTCCATCGCCGTCGCCTCCCCGCCGCAGCGCGACCACGGCGGGCTGCCCGACCCCGGCGTGCTGGCCGCGTGCGCGCTGCTCGGCATCGACGAGGTCCACGCCGTCGGCGGGGCGCAGGCCATCGCCGTCTTCGGCTACGGCGCCGGCTCCTGCGAGCCGGTCGACCTGGTCACCGGCCCGGGCAACGTCTACGTCACCGCCGCCAAGCGCCTGCTGCGCGGGCTCGTCGGCATCGACTCCGAGGCCGGCCCGACCGAGGTCGCGATCCTCGCCGACGACACCGCCGACCCGGTGCACGTCGCCGCCGACCTGATCAGCCAGGCCGAGCACGACCCCCTGGCCGGCGCGGTCCTCGTGACTCCCAGCGAGGCACTCGCCGACGCCGTCCTCGACCTCGTGCCGGGCCAGGTCGCGGCCACCAAGCACTCCGACCGCATCCTCACCGCGCTCGACGGCAGCCAGTCGGGGATCGTGCTGGTCGACGACCTCGACGCCGGCCTCGCGGTGGTCGACGCCTACGCCGCCGAGCACCTGGAGATCCAGACCCGGGACGCCCGCGAGGTGGCGATGCGGGTCCGCAACGCCGGCGCGGTGTTCGTCGGCGCCTGGTCGCCGGTGTCGCTCGGCGACTACATCGCCGGCTCCAACCACGTGCTGCCCACCGGCGGCTGCGCGCGGCACTCGTCGGGCCTGTCGGTGCAGACGTTCCTGCGCGGCATCCACGTCGTCGAGTACGACGAGCGGGCCCTCGCCGAGGTGGCCGGGCACGTCGACGCGCTGGCCTCCGCCGAGGACCTCCCCGCGCACGCGGCCGCCGTCCGGCTCCGGCAGCAGCGGTGA
- a CDS encoding DUF2567 domain-containing protein, protein MSSPSPLPDGPYAPVASAPPAPAAVAPVRPVARAVLAEVRRDLRGAAVWALALVVTGIPAGLLWVWLAPRARFEVVEGGAVPVGNPSAELLVADDSVLVLVLAGLGLLAGGTAWAMRRRRGVATLVATAVGTALAAVLAWQLGELLAPGPTAAQLGDVGTRVTTGLDLSSLPALAVAPFTALLVYVVAALFAGADDLGRR, encoded by the coding sequence GTGAGCAGCCCCTCTCCGCTCCCCGACGGTCCGTACGCCCCGGTGGCGAGCGCTCCTCCCGCACCCGCCGCGGTGGCGCCCGTGCGGCCGGTCGCCCGCGCGGTCCTCGCCGAGGTGCGGCGGGACCTGCGCGGGGCCGCGGTGTGGGCGCTGGCCCTCGTCGTCACCGGGATCCCGGCCGGCCTGCTGTGGGTGTGGCTCGCACCGCGCGCCCGCTTCGAGGTCGTCGAGGGCGGCGCGGTGCCGGTGGGCAATCCGTCGGCGGAGCTCCTGGTCGCCGACGACTCGGTCCTCGTCCTCGTCCTCGCCGGCCTGGGCCTGCTCGCCGGCGGCACCGCCTGGGCCATGCGCCGCCGGCGCGGGGTGGCCACCCTGGTGGCCACCGCCGTCGGCACCGCGCTGGCCGCCGTCCTCGCCTGGCAGCTGGGGGAGCTGCTCGCCCCCGGGCCGACCGCGGCCCAGCTCGGCGACGTCGGCACCCGCGTCACCACCGGCCTGGACCTCTCCAGCCTCCCGGCGCTGGCCGTCGCGCCGTTCACCGCGCTGCTGGTCTACGTGGTCGCCGCGCTGTTCGCCGGCGCCGACGACCTGGGCCGCCGCTAG
- a CDS encoding LON peptidase substrate-binding domain-containing protein → MGDLIPLFPLGSPLFPGIVLPLQVFEPRYRVLVQDLLALPEGDRRFGVVAIRQGWEVERVAPAEALYDVGCTARLQVVRPQPDGGFRVVTVGGDRFRLLDVLVGETAGEAAGSAPPYLRAEVEWLAEEEAAEEAAGDQEQVLGAPPVGGLDEGLVAEAARGSLRLLERGVGRLFTRYVTAVAGLQSGREETAVAGEAEGLSGAAALLDAVAGDPRALSYLVASAALLTTEDRQALLAESATRRRLLTETRMLRRELTLLTTLGAVPAPMQQFAGPLSLN, encoded by the coding sequence GTGGGCGACCTCATCCCGCTGTTCCCGCTGGGGTCGCCGCTGTTCCCCGGGATCGTGCTGCCGCTGCAGGTCTTCGAGCCCCGCTACCGGGTGCTGGTGCAGGACCTGCTGGCCCTGCCCGAGGGCGACCGGCGCTTCGGGGTGGTCGCCATCCGCCAGGGCTGGGAGGTGGAGCGCGTCGCGCCGGCCGAGGCGCTCTACGACGTCGGCTGCACCGCCCGGCTGCAGGTGGTCCGGCCCCAGCCCGACGGCGGGTTCCGGGTCGTCACCGTCGGCGGGGACCGGTTCCGGCTGCTCGACGTCCTGGTCGGGGAGACGGCCGGGGAGGCCGCCGGCAGCGCCCCGCCCTACCTGCGCGCCGAGGTCGAGTGGCTGGCCGAGGAGGAGGCCGCGGAGGAGGCCGCCGGCGACCAGGAGCAGGTGCTGGGCGCGCCCCCGGTCGGCGGCCTGGACGAGGGCCTGGTCGCCGAGGCGGCCCGCGGGTCGCTGCGGCTGCTCGAGCGCGGGGTGGGCCGGCTGTTCACCCGCTACGTCACCGCCGTCGCCGGGCTGCAGAGCGGCCGCGAGGAGACCGCCGTCGCCGGCGAGGCGGAGGGGCTCAGCGGCGCCGCGGCGCTGCTCGACGCGGTCGCCGGGGACCCGCGGGCGCTGTCCTACCTGGTGGCGTCGGCGGCGCTGTTGACCACCGAGGACCGGCAGGCGCTGCTGGCCGAGTCGGCGACCCGCCGCCGGCTGCTGACCGAGACGCGGATGCTGCGGCGGGAGCTGACCCTGCTGACGACGCTGGGCGCGGTGCCGGCACCGATGCAGCAGTTCGCCGGGCCGTTGAGCCTGAACTAG
- a CDS encoding histidinol-phosphate transaminase → MTPTPTTGLEALPLRPELRGRTPYGAPQLQVTHRLNTNENPHPLPAELLASLGEALGHAALELNRYPDRDAVALRSDLAAYLSRGGEHVEPAQVWAANGSNEVLQQVLQAFGGAGRTALGFTPSYSMHPIISAGTGTAWADGHRRADFTIDPAAAVAQVRELRPDVVFVTSPNNPTGTAVALQTITELYDATSYGHGRAGVLVVDEAYAEFARTGTPSALTLLPGRPRLLVSRTMSKAFGMAGLRLGYLAADPAVVDALQLVRLPYHLSSLTQAAARAALAHTDALLATVDAVKEQRDRIVAALPALGLTSVPSDANFVLFGRFADASAAWRALLEHDVLVRDVGIPGWLRVTAGTPAETDAFLTALGEVAPDHRLGD, encoded by the coding sequence GTGACACCCACTCCGACGACGGGGCTGGAGGCGCTCCCGCTGCGGCCGGAGCTGCGCGGCCGCACGCCCTACGGCGCCCCGCAGCTGCAGGTCACCCACCGCCTCAACACCAACGAGAACCCGCACCCCCTGCCGGCCGAGCTGCTCGCCAGCCTGGGCGAGGCGCTGGGACACGCCGCGCTGGAGCTCAACCGCTATCCCGACCGCGACGCCGTCGCGCTGCGCAGCGACCTCGCCGCCTACCTCAGCCGCGGCGGCGAGCACGTCGAGCCGGCGCAGGTGTGGGCGGCCAACGGGTCCAACGAGGTCCTGCAGCAGGTCCTGCAGGCCTTCGGCGGGGCCGGGCGGACGGCGCTGGGCTTCACGCCGTCGTACTCGATGCACCCGATCATCTCCGCCGGCACCGGGACGGCGTGGGCCGACGGGCACCGGCGCGCGGACTTCACCATCGACCCCGCCGCCGCGGTCGCGCAGGTGCGCGAGCTGCGTCCCGACGTCGTCTTCGTGACCAGCCCGAACAACCCCACCGGCACCGCCGTCGCGCTGCAGACGATCACCGAGCTCTACGACGCCACGTCCTACGGCCACGGGCGCGCCGGCGTGCTCGTCGTCGACGAGGCCTACGCGGAGTTCGCGCGCACCGGGACGCCGTCGGCGCTGACCCTGCTGCCGGGGCGGCCGCGGCTGCTGGTCAGCCGCACGATGAGCAAGGCGTTCGGGATGGCGGGCCTGCGGCTGGGCTACCTGGCCGCCGACCCGGCCGTCGTCGACGCGCTGCAGCTGGTCCGGCTGCCCTACCACCTGTCGTCGCTGACCCAGGCCGCCGCCCGAGCCGCGCTCGCGCACACCGACGCGCTGCTGGCCACCGTGGACGCCGTCAAGGAGCAGCGCGACCGCATCGTCGCCGCGCTGCCCGCGCTGGGGCTGACCAGCGTGCCCAGCGACGCCAACTTCGTCCTGTTCGGCCGGTTCGCCGACGCCTCCGCCGCGTGGCGGGCGCTGCTGGAGCACGACGTCCTCGTCCGCGACGTCGGCATCCCCGGCTGGCTGCGGGTCACCGCCGGCACGCCCGCGGAGACCGACGCCTTCCTCACCGCGCTGGGTGAGGTCGCCCCCGACCACCGCCTGGGAGACTGA
- the hisH gene encoding imidazole glycerol phosphate synthase subunit HisH, whose translation MKKVVVLDYGSGNLRSAERALTRVGADVTVTADRQAALDADGLVVPGVGAFAHCMQELRAVDGPRTIGRRLAGGRPVLGICVGMQVLFERGVEHGHDAEGCGEWPGTVEQLEAPVLPHMGWNTVTAPQDTVLFDGLADERFYFVHSYGVRDFPLGQDGRPGPLAAPKVTWAEHGDRFVAGVENGALSATQFHPEKSGDAGAQLLTNWLATL comes from the coding sequence GTGAAGAAGGTGGTCGTCCTCGACTACGGGTCGGGCAACCTGCGCTCCGCCGAGCGGGCGCTGACCCGGGTGGGCGCCGACGTGACCGTCACCGCCGACCGGCAGGCCGCGCTCGACGCCGACGGGCTCGTCGTCCCCGGCGTCGGCGCCTTCGCGCACTGCATGCAGGAGCTGCGCGCCGTCGACGGCCCGCGCACGATCGGCCGCCGCCTGGCCGGCGGACGCCCGGTGCTCGGCATCTGCGTGGGCATGCAGGTGCTCTTCGAGCGCGGGGTCGAGCACGGCCACGACGCCGAGGGGTGCGGCGAGTGGCCCGGCACGGTCGAGCAGCTGGAGGCACCGGTGCTCCCGCACATGGGCTGGAACACCGTCACCGCGCCGCAGGACACGGTGCTGTTCGACGGCCTGGCCGACGAGCGCTTCTACTTCGTGCACTCCTACGGCGTCCGCGACTTCCCGCTCGGCCAGGACGGCCGCCCCGGCCCGCTGGCCGCGCCGAAGGTGACCTGGGCCGAGCACGGCGACCGGTTCGTCGCCGGGGTGGAGAACGGCGCGCTGTCGGCGACACAGTTCCACCCGGAGAAGAGCGGCGACGCCGGCGCCCAGCTGCTCACCAACTGGCTCGCGACCCTCTGA
- the hisB gene encoding imidazoleglycerol-phosphate dehydratase HisB, protein MSRTARVERATSETKLVVELDLDGTGKSSISTGVGFYDHMLTALSRHSGIDLTVQADGDLHIDAHHTVEDVAIALGQAFAEALGDKRGITRYGDATIPMDEVLVQAAVDLSGRPYFVHAEPETMTPMIGPDYPTSLTKHVLESFAFNARITLHVRVLYAGRDAHHIVEGQFKALARALRTAVAIDPRVADVPSTKGAL, encoded by the coding sequence ATGAGCCGTACTGCACGCGTCGAGCGGGCCACCAGCGAGACCAAGCTGGTCGTCGAGCTGGACCTCGACGGCACCGGGAAGAGCTCGATCAGCACCGGCGTCGGCTTCTACGACCACATGCTCACCGCGCTGTCCAGGCACAGCGGCATCGACCTCACCGTGCAGGCCGACGGCGACCTGCACATCGACGCGCACCACACCGTCGAGGACGTCGCGATCGCGCTGGGCCAGGCCTTCGCCGAGGCGCTCGGGGACAAGCGGGGCATCACCCGCTACGGCGACGCCACGATCCCCATGGACGAGGTGCTGGTGCAGGCCGCCGTCGACCTGTCGGGCCGGCCGTACTTCGTGCACGCCGAGCCCGAGACGATGACGCCGATGATCGGGCCGGACTACCCGACGTCGCTGACCAAGCACGTCCTCGAGTCCTTCGCCTTCAACGCGCGGATCACGCTGCACGTGCGGGTGCTGTACGCCGGCCGCGACGCCCACCACATCGTCGAGGGCCAGTTCAAGGCGCTCGCGCGGGCGCTGCGCACGGCCGTCGCGATCGACCCGCGGGTGGCCGACGTCCCCTCCACCAAGGGCGCGCTGTAA
- a CDS encoding GNAT family N-acetyltransferase: protein MSAATAAVATAADWPEVVALRTRVFVEEQGVPPEVEQDAADATAVHAVARDGSGRVVATGRLLERDGRAVIGRMAVDAAVRGRGHGAAVLGELHRQALARGLTEVELHAQVTARGFYERAGYTAVGGEYEEAGIVHVTMRRALDPPRT from the coding sequence GTGAGCGCCGCGACGGCCGCGGTCGCGACGGCCGCCGACTGGCCCGAGGTGGTCGCCCTCCGCACGCGGGTCTTCGTCGAGGAGCAGGGCGTGCCGCCGGAGGTCGAGCAGGACGCCGCGGACGCGACCGCGGTCCACGCCGTGGCCCGCGACGGGTCCGGCCGGGTGGTCGCGACCGGGCGGCTGCTCGAGCGCGACGGGCGGGCGGTGATCGGGCGCATGGCCGTCGACGCCGCGGTCCGGGGCCGCGGCCACGGGGCGGCGGTGCTCGGCGAGCTGCACCGGCAGGCCCTCGCCCGAGGCCTGACCGAGGTGGAGCTGCACGCGCAGGTCACCGCGCGGGGCTTCTACGAGCGGGCCGGCTACACCGCCGTCGGCGGGGAGTACGAGGAGGCCGGGATCGTGCACGTGACGATGCGGCGCGCACTCGACCCGCCGCGGACGTGA
- the dnaE gene encoding DNA polymerase III subunit alpha, translating to MSSPSDSFVHLHVHTEYSMLDGAAKLPEVTRAAAEQGMPALAMTDHGNVFGAYDFYKQAKAAGVKPIIGMEGYYTPGSRFDRAPFDFGDKLIDEEGDGGSNRGKAAYTHMTLLARSTEGMHNLFRISSLASLEGQYRKPRFDRDLLERYGKGLIATTGCPSGEVNMWLRAGKEDRARQAAADFQDIFGRENFYAELMDHGLSIEKATRPALLQIAKDLGIPLLATNDLHYTHKEDAEAHDALLCIQTGSRLNETNRFKFNGDGYYLKSAAEMRALFTGDLAAACDNTLLIAEQCEVSFTEGADLMPRFPLPPGEDETSWFVKEVERGLHKRWPNGIPDHVRKQADYEVGIITQMGFPGYFLVVADFINWAKDNGIRVGPGRGSAAGSLAAYAMGITDLDPLAHGLIFERFLNPERVSMPDVDIDFDDRRRGEVIQYVSQKYGEERVSQIVTYGTIKAKAAIKDAARVLDRPYSVGDELTKLMPPDVMGKGIPLAGVFDPAHPRYKEAAEFRARYESDPGAAEVVDQARKLEGLKRQWGVHAAGVIIGRYPLIDSIPIMRREADGAIITQFDYPTCETLGLLKMDFLGLRNLTVIDDALRNIVANGKEPIDLDEISKDLTDPATYALLARGDTLGVFQFDGGPMRSLLRLMRPDNFEDISAVGALYRPGPMGANSHTNYALRKNGQQEITPIHPELAEPLEEILGGTYGLIVYQEQVMAIAQKVAGYSLGKADLLRRAMGKKKKSVLDAEFVGFEAGMKERGYSDAAIKTLWDILVPFADYAFNKAHSAAYGLVSYWTAYLKANHPAEYMAGLLTSVGDDKDRRPVYLAECRRMGIKVLPPDVNESSWDFTAVGDDIRFGLASVRNVGHNVVDSIVRAREEKGAFKDFADFMRKIDTVACNKKVIESLAKAGAFDSMGHSRQGIAAVHAQAVDSAMALKRKEAEGQFDLFGSFGADAGDDDPFGGALDIVVPTADWSKSERLVFERDMLGLYVSDHPLHGVEHVLAANADTPIAEINAGGVEDGANVTIAGILTGVSPRTNKQGAPWAIATLEDLESGIEVLFFPKTWAEVSEKVVRDQIVVVKGRISRRDDQPSLFGSEVTVPELTEGPRGPVLVQMAAARCTPPVVERLREVLGSHPGTTEVHLKLVNNGRETVLRLDQGLRVRPSTALMGDIKALLGPTSVALL from the coding sequence GTGAGCAGCCCGTCAGACTCGTTCGTGCACCTGCACGTCCACACCGAGTACTCGATGCTCGACGGGGCGGCGAAGCTCCCCGAGGTCACCAGGGCCGCCGCCGAGCAGGGCATGCCGGCGCTGGCGATGACCGACCACGGCAACGTCTTCGGCGCCTACGACTTCTACAAGCAGGCCAAGGCCGCCGGCGTGAAGCCGATCATCGGCATGGAGGGCTACTACACGCCCGGCTCCCGGTTCGACCGCGCGCCCTTCGACTTCGGCGACAAGCTGATCGACGAGGAGGGTGACGGCGGGTCCAACCGCGGCAAGGCGGCCTACACCCACATGACCCTGCTGGCCCGCAGCACCGAGGGTATGCACAACCTCTTCCGCATCTCCTCGCTGGCCAGCCTCGAGGGCCAGTACCGCAAGCCGCGCTTCGACCGCGACCTGCTCGAGCGCTACGGCAAGGGCCTCATCGCGACGACGGGCTGCCCGTCGGGCGAGGTCAACATGTGGCTGCGCGCGGGCAAGGAGGACAGGGCCCGCCAGGCCGCGGCGGACTTCCAGGACATCTTCGGGCGGGAGAACTTCTACGCCGAGCTGATGGACCACGGGCTGTCCATCGAGAAGGCGACCCGGCCGGCGCTGCTGCAGATCGCGAAGGACCTCGGCATCCCGCTGCTGGCCACCAACGACCTGCACTACACGCACAAGGAGGACGCCGAGGCCCACGACGCCCTGCTGTGCATCCAGACCGGGTCGCGGCTCAACGAGACCAACCGCTTCAAGTTCAACGGCGACGGCTACTACCTCAAGAGCGCCGCGGAGATGCGCGCGCTGTTCACCGGTGACCTCGCCGCGGCCTGCGACAACACGCTGCTGATCGCCGAGCAGTGCGAGGTGTCCTTCACCGAGGGCGCCGACCTCATGCCGCGCTTCCCCCTGCCGCCGGGGGAGGACGAGACCTCCTGGTTCGTCAAGGAGGTCGAGCGCGGGCTGCACAAGCGGTGGCCCAACGGCATCCCCGACCACGTGCGCAAGCAGGCCGACTACGAGGTCGGGATCATCACCCAGATGGGCTTCCCGGGGTACTTCCTCGTGGTCGCCGACTTCATCAACTGGGCCAAGGACAACGGCATCCGCGTCGGGCCGGGCCGCGGGTCGGCCGCCGGCTCGCTGGCCGCCTACGCCATGGGCATCACCGACCTCGACCCGTTGGCGCACGGGCTGATCTTCGAGCGGTTCCTCAACCCCGAGCGCGTCTCGATGCCCGACGTCGACATCGACTTCGACGACCGCCGCCGCGGCGAGGTCATCCAGTACGTCTCGCAGAAGTACGGCGAGGAGCGGGTCAGCCAGATCGTCACCTACGGCACCATCAAGGCCAAGGCCGCGATCAAGGACGCGGCGCGGGTGCTCGACCGGCCCTACTCGGTGGGCGACGAGCTCACCAAGCTCATGCCGCCGGACGTGATGGGCAAGGGGATCCCGCTGGCGGGGGTCTTCGACCCGGCCCACCCGCGCTACAAGGAGGCCGCGGAGTTCCGCGCCCGCTACGAGTCCGACCCGGGCGCGGCCGAGGTGGTCGACCAGGCCCGCAAGCTCGAGGGCCTCAAGCGCCAGTGGGGCGTGCACGCCGCCGGCGTCATCATCGGCCGCTACCCGCTGATCGACTCGATCCCGATCATGCGGCGCGAGGCCGACGGCGCGATCATCACGCAGTTCGACTACCCGACCTGCGAGACGCTCGGCCTGCTCAAGATGGACTTCCTGGGCCTGCGCAACCTCACGGTCATCGACGACGCGCTGCGCAACATCGTCGCGAACGGCAAGGAGCCGATCGACCTCGACGAGATCAGCAAGGACCTCACCGACCCGGCCACCTACGCGCTGCTGGCCCGCGGTGACACCCTCGGCGTCTTCCAGTTCGACGGCGGGCCGATGCGCTCGCTGCTGCGGCTCATGCGGCCGGACAACTTCGAGGACATCTCCGCCGTCGGCGCGCTGTACCGGCCCGGCCCGATGGGTGCCAACTCGCACACCAACTACGCGCTGCGCAAGAACGGCCAGCAGGAGATCACGCCGATCCACCCCGAGCTGGCCGAGCCGCTCGAGGAGATCCTCGGCGGCACCTACGGCCTGATCGTGTACCAGGAGCAGGTCATGGCGATCGCGCAGAAGGTCGCCGGGTACTCGCTCGGCAAGGCCGACCTGCTGCGCCGCGCCATGGGCAAGAAGAAGAAGTCGGTCCTCGACGCGGAGTTCGTCGGCTTCGAGGCCGGCATGAAGGAGCGCGGCTACTCCGACGCCGCGATCAAGACGCTGTGGGACATCCTCGTCCCGTTCGCCGACTACGCGTTCAACAAGGCGCACTCGGCCGCCTACGGGCTGGTCTCGTACTGGACCGCCTACCTCAAGGCCAACCACCCGGCCGAGTACATGGCCGGGCTGCTCACCAGCGTCGGCGACGACAAGGACCGCCGGCCGGTCTACCTGGCCGAGTGCCGGCGGATGGGCATCAAGGTGCTACCCCCGGACGTCAACGAGTCCTCCTGGGACTTCACCGCCGTCGGCGACGACATCCGCTTCGGCCTGGCCTCGGTGCGCAACGTGGGGCACAACGTCGTCGACTCCATCGTCCGGGCGCGCGAGGAGAAGGGCGCGTTCAAGGACTTCGCCGACTTCATGCGCAAGATCGACACCGTCGCCTGCAACAAGAAGGTGATCGAGTCCCTCGCCAAGGCCGGCGCGTTCGACTCGATGGGCCACTCGCGGCAGGGCATCGCCGCCGTGCACGCCCAGGCCGTGGACTCCGCGATGGCGCTCAAGCGCAAGGAGGCCGAGGGGCAGTTCGACCTGTTCGGCAGCTTCGGCGCCGACGCCGGTGACGACGACCCGTTCGGGGGCGCGCTCGACATCGTCGTCCCGACGGCGGACTGGTCGAAGTCCGAGCGGCTCGTCTTCGAGCGCGACATGCTCGGCCTCTACGTCTCCGACCACCCGCTGCACGGCGTGGAGCACGTGCTCGCGGCCAACGCCGACACCCCGATCGCCGAGATCAACGCCGGCGGGGTCGAGGACGGCGCGAACGTCACGATCGCCGGCATCCTCACCGGGGTCAGCCCGCGCACCAACAAGCAGGGCGCGCCGTGGGCGATCGCGACGCTGGAGGACCTCGAGTCCGGCATCGAGGTGCTGTTCTTCCCCAAGACGTGGGCGGAGGTCTCGGAGAAGGTCGTCCGCGACCAGATCGTCGTGGTCAAGGGGCGGATCAGCCGCCGCGACGACCAGCCCTCGCTGTTCGGGTCCGAGGTCACCGTGCCCGAGCTCACCGAGGGTCCGCGCGGCCCGGTGCTGGTGCAGATGGCGGCGGCCCGGTGCACCCCGCCGGTGGTCGAGCGGCTGCGCGAGGTGCTGGGCAGCCACCCGGGCACCACCGAGGTGCACCTGAAGCTGGTGAACAACGGCCGGGAGACCGTGCTGCGGCTCGACCAGGGCCTCCGCGTGCGGCCGAGCACCGCGCTGATGGGGGACATCAAGGCGCTGCTCGGGCCCACGAGCGTCGCTCTCCTGTGA